The proteins below are encoded in one region of Phaseolus vulgaris cultivar G19833 chromosome 1, P. vulgaris v2.0, whole genome shotgun sequence:
- the LOC137813411 gene encoding RNA polymerase sigma factor sigC isoform X1, with protein MGLTLNPNRLRYCVPLHTPHSFTNSPVSLSPSSAGVKETCFNCTKLSLPTTSYEEGEALQKDFGRVYAFSALDTLENESLGREETGVNKGKRSLSGVHEMFDDTQMPFGEVSSVSKKFESFTPQHFRLLMKNLDVLEEAFADSEALRLEKAIRLQLEKLGALEIFNVYLSLVTDYADKVHNKGKCVVPSSKKKQNKTRRKREIGVTAVSSQSLTLKVNQEDLLGFSVSVVKRATNSKNKRMMVAKREAEMAKGVKVLAELEKIRTALEEDTKRVVCLNHWAEASGVDEKVLQQLLHHGYYCRDELVRSSRSLVLYLARKYRGMGIALDDLLQAGYVGVLQGAERFDSTRGYKFSTYVQYWIRKSILRVVERYSRGVIIPWSLNRAIKQIQKARKVLKSTHKKSPDDCEIAKMTGLSLDKIKSASNCLRIVASIDQKVGNFSIEYNELLPDTTIESPENGVLKQHMKKDVHDLLKGLNSRERQILSLRFGLIDNQPKSLQDIGTLFKVSKERIRKIEKIALTKLRNEATTSDLHYYLDL; from the exons ATGGGACTCACGCTAAACCCCAACAGACTCAGATATTGCGTGCCTCTTCATACCCCTCATTCCTTCACCAATTCACCTGTTTCTCTTTCTCCATCTTCTG CTGGAGTCAAGGAGACTTGTTTCAACTGCACGAAGTTGTCTTTGCCGACAACATCTTATGAGGAAGGAGAAGCTTTGCAGAAAGATTTTGGAAGGGTTTATGCATTTTCTGCTTTGGATACCTTGGAAAATGAGTCATTAGGAAGAGAAGAAACCGGG GTAAATAAAGGGAAGAGGTCACTGAGTGGTGTACATGAAATGTTTGATGATACCCAAATGCCTTTTGGAGAGGTATCTAGTGTGTCTAAGAAGTTTGAGTCATTCACGCCACAGCATTTCCGTTTGTTAATGAAGAACCTTGATGTTTTAGAAGAGGCTTTTGCCGATTCAGAAGCACTGAGGTTGGAAAAGGCTATTAGATTGCAACTAGAAAAGCTTGGTGCTCTCGAGATATTCAATGTTTATCTATCACTTGTGACAGACTATGCTGATAAAGTACATAACAAGGGCAAATGTGTTGTCCCCTCTAGCAagaaaaagcaaaataaaactagaagaaagagagaaattGGTGTCACAGCAGTTTCATCACAGTCATTGACTTTAAAAGTTAATCAGGAAGATCTATTAGGATTCTCAGTTTCAGTTGTGAAAAGAGCaacaaatagtaaaaataaaagaatgatGGTTGCTAAAAGGGAGGCAGAGATGGCAAAAGGTGTAAAG GTGCTAGCTGAGTTAGAGAAAATTAGGACAGCTTTAGAAGAGGATACCAAGCGAGTAGTGTGCTTGAATCACTGGGCCGAAGCATCTGGAGTTGATGAGAAGGTGCTACAGCAGCTATTGCATCATGGCTATTATTGTCGGGATGAGCTCGTACGGAGTTCTCGTTCCTTAGTTCTATACCTTGCCAGAAAATACAGGGGTATGGGAATAGCTTTGGATGATTTACTTCAG GCAGGATATGTAGGTGTTCTCCAAGGAGCTGAGAGATTTGACAGTACAAGGGGATACAAATTCTCAACCTATGTGCAGTACTGGATAAGGAAATCAATTTTAAGAGTGGTGGAACGATATTCTCGAGGAGTCATAATTCCT TGGTCATTAAACAGGGCAATAAAGCAAATCCAGAAAGCTCGAAAAGTCCTGAAAAGTACACACAAGAAAAGCCCAGATGATTGTGAAATTGCAAAGATGACAGGTCTTTCACTAGATAAAATCAAATCAGCTAGCAATTGTCTGAGAATAGTTGCTTCAATTGATCAGAAGGTGGGGAATTTTAGCATAGAATATAAT GAACTTCTTCCCGATACAACAATCGAGAGCCCTGAAAATGGTGTCCTGAAGCAACATATGAAAAAAGACGTACATGATCTTCTGAAAGGCTTGAACTCAAGGGAAAGGCAAATATTAAGCCTACGCTTTGGCCTTATTGATAACCAGCCCAAGTCTCTACAGGATATAGGGACGCTTTTCAAAGTTAGCAAAGAGAGGAtaagaaaaatagagaaaattgCTCTAACAAAGTTAAGGAATGAGGCAACCACCTCAGATTTACATTATTATTTGGATCTGTAG
- the LOC137813411 gene encoding RNA polymerase sigma factor sigC isoform X2, which translates to MGLTLNPNRLRYCVPLHTPHSFTNSPVSLSPSSAGVKETCFNCTKLSLPTTSYEEGEALQKDFGRVYAFSALDTLENESLGREETGVNKGKRSLSGVHEMFDDTQMPFGEVSSVSKKFESFTPQHFRLLMKNLDVLEEAFADSEALRLEKAIRLQLEKLGALEIFNVYLSLVTDYADKVHNKGKCVVPSSKKKQNKTRRKREIGVTAVSSQSLTLKVNQEDLLGFSVSVVKRATNSKNKRMMVAKREAEMAKGVKVLAELEKIRTALEEDTKRVVCLNHWAEASGVDEKVLQQLLHHGYYCRDELVRSSRSLVLYLARKYRGMGIALDDLLQAGYVGVLQGAERFDSTRGYKFSTYVQYWIRKSILRVVERYSRGVIIPWSLNRAIKQIQKARKVLKSTHKKSPDDCEIAKMTGLSLDKIKSASNCLRIVASIDQKELLPDTTIESPENGVLKQHMKKDVHDLLKGLNSRERQILSLRFGLIDNQPKSLQDIGTLFKVSKERIRKIEKIALTKLRNEATTSDLHYYLDL; encoded by the exons ATGGGACTCACGCTAAACCCCAACAGACTCAGATATTGCGTGCCTCTTCATACCCCTCATTCCTTCACCAATTCACCTGTTTCTCTTTCTCCATCTTCTG CTGGAGTCAAGGAGACTTGTTTCAACTGCACGAAGTTGTCTTTGCCGACAACATCTTATGAGGAAGGAGAAGCTTTGCAGAAAGATTTTGGAAGGGTTTATGCATTTTCTGCTTTGGATACCTTGGAAAATGAGTCATTAGGAAGAGAAGAAACCGGG GTAAATAAAGGGAAGAGGTCACTGAGTGGTGTACATGAAATGTTTGATGATACCCAAATGCCTTTTGGAGAGGTATCTAGTGTGTCTAAGAAGTTTGAGTCATTCACGCCACAGCATTTCCGTTTGTTAATGAAGAACCTTGATGTTTTAGAAGAGGCTTTTGCCGATTCAGAAGCACTGAGGTTGGAAAAGGCTATTAGATTGCAACTAGAAAAGCTTGGTGCTCTCGAGATATTCAATGTTTATCTATCACTTGTGACAGACTATGCTGATAAAGTACATAACAAGGGCAAATGTGTTGTCCCCTCTAGCAagaaaaagcaaaataaaactagaagaaagagagaaattGGTGTCACAGCAGTTTCATCACAGTCATTGACTTTAAAAGTTAATCAGGAAGATCTATTAGGATTCTCAGTTTCAGTTGTGAAAAGAGCaacaaatagtaaaaataaaagaatgatGGTTGCTAAAAGGGAGGCAGAGATGGCAAAAGGTGTAAAG GTGCTAGCTGAGTTAGAGAAAATTAGGACAGCTTTAGAAGAGGATACCAAGCGAGTAGTGTGCTTGAATCACTGGGCCGAAGCATCTGGAGTTGATGAGAAGGTGCTACAGCAGCTATTGCATCATGGCTATTATTGTCGGGATGAGCTCGTACGGAGTTCTCGTTCCTTAGTTCTATACCTTGCCAGAAAATACAGGGGTATGGGAATAGCTTTGGATGATTTACTTCAG GCAGGATATGTAGGTGTTCTCCAAGGAGCTGAGAGATTTGACAGTACAAGGGGATACAAATTCTCAACCTATGTGCAGTACTGGATAAGGAAATCAATTTTAAGAGTGGTGGAACGATATTCTCGAGGAGTCATAATTCCT TGGTCATTAAACAGGGCAATAAAGCAAATCCAGAAAGCTCGAAAAGTCCTGAAAAGTACACACAAGAAAAGCCCAGATGATTGTGAAATTGCAAAGATGACAGGTCTTTCACTAGATAAAATCAAATCAGCTAGCAATTGTCTGAGAATAGTTGCTTCAATTGATCAGAAG GAACTTCTTCCCGATACAACAATCGAGAGCCCTGAAAATGGTGTCCTGAAGCAACATATGAAAAAAGACGTACATGATCTTCTGAAAGGCTTGAACTCAAGGGAAAGGCAAATATTAAGCCTACGCTTTGGCCTTATTGATAACCAGCCCAAGTCTCTACAGGATATAGGGACGCTTTTCAAAGTTAGCAAAGAGAGGAtaagaaaaatagagaaaattgCTCTAACAAAGTTAAGGAATGAGGCAACCACCTCAGATTTACATTATTATTTGGATCTGTAG